In Spiroplasma chinense, the DNA window CAAGATTTTAAAATTGAAAAACAAAACATAAATCAACAGCTTGCAAATAAGAATCAAGAGATGGAAAAAAGTTTTGCAGAACTAAATTCTGCAAAACAAGAAAAAACAGCTAGAGAAACAATTGCCAAAGTAAAAGAGCAATTAAATATATTAAAGTCACAAATTCGTGTAGAGAAAAAAGAAGTAAAAACTGCAAATCAATCCAATAAAGAGTTGATTAAAAAAGAATATGCTAAAATTGATTCTCAATATGCAAAACAATTAAAAGAATTATGTGATGAATATAAAGCTGTAAAAAAAGGTGTAAGTAAAACTTCATTAATTATGATTTACATTATATCTGCAGTTGTAGTATTGATAGCTGCGCTTTCAATAAACTATCTTGTGTACTATCCTCAAGCAAACGGTGGAGCAAAATATGACTTTGGAGCAAAAGAATCTTTGATAGCACTTGGGCTATCTGGAGTATTGCTACTATTGGTTATTTCTACCTCTTACTTGCTATTGAAAGACAGTTCAAAGATGTTACCGCTTGAAAGAAAAAATAATACTTTTCAAAAAGGAGTGATAATTGGTTTTATTACAGACTTTTTTGACACAATTGGAATTGGTTCATTTGCACCAACAATAGTTTTTCTTAAAGCATTAAAAGCAAATGATGATGATAAAAAAATTCCTGGAATTTTAAATATTAGTCATACAGTACCTGTTATTTTTGAAGCCATTATATTTATTGCAGCAGTTAGAGTAGATCCTTTTACATTGATTACACTAATAGCAATGGCTGTTATTGGAAGTTATTTTGGTGCTATGTTAGCAAATAAAATTGACAAGAAAAAAATAAAACTTGTCATGGGAGTATTACTATTCTTCACAGCAATTATGATGCTATTGTCGCATCCAATGATTCAAGTTTTTAAAGGTGCTGGAAATGAAACTGGTTTACCTTTTGATGAATGAAAAATATATTTTGCTTCCTTTATATTCTTGATACTTGGAGGTCTTATGAGTCTTGGTATTGGGCTTTATGCTCCTGCAATGGCAGTTGTTGCTCTACTTGGTATGGATGTAACTGTTGCCTTTCCTATAATGATGGGAAGCACAGCATTCTTGATGCCTATTGGTTCAATAAGATTTATTCAAGATAAAAATTATGCACCTAAAGTTACAGTTGCAATTGCAATTGGAGGTATGTTTGGAGTAATTTGTGCTTTCCTTGCAGTCTTTGTTGGATTTGCAGGAAACACAGAATTTGTAAAATATTTATTATTCTTAGTTATTGTAGTAATATTTTATGCATCTTTCTCGATGCTCTATGACTTTTATAAAATTATTAAAAAAGATAAATTGCAGCGAGAATAAATGTTTAAAAAATAGATAACTACGGTTATCTATTTTTATTCTAGTTTAATTTGTTAAAATATAGTTGAAGGTAAAGAAATGATGAGTAAAAGAAAGAAAGATGAGAGGAAAGTAAATTCTGCATTTGCAAAATTTAGATCAATGATTTGAATAAATTTAATTACGTTAATAATATTGCTAATAGCAATATTGATTGCAAACAAATTAGTAGCTGAATTATTTTCCCAATATAGAATAGTGACTTGGGTTGTGTTATCGTTTTTTGTATTAGTTTACAACTTTGGGTTTTTTGGTATGTACAAAATGGCAAAACAATTTATACTTTATAATTTGTTGTCGCTATTTATAATTATGACAATGGCTGTTATGATAACTTTTTTTGTAAAAACAAATTATCATAACGAAAAAATATTTTTAATAGTTGGATTATTTTTAAGTTTAGTTCCCTTAATTGTTTCTTCTTTTTTCCAATTTAAAAGAGTTAGAGAAATTTATAAATACATTGCCTTCAATGAAACATTGTACGAGCTTGAATCAAGGAAGTTTTTGAAAAATGATAAAGAAATAAAATTAAAATTATTTTTAAAACCAGGACACTTCTACATTGAAGAGAATGGTGTTAGAAGAAAATTTAGTGTAAGTAATTTATCAACACTTAAATATAATTGTGCAAC includes these proteins:
- a CDS encoding sulfite exporter TauE/SafE family protein, which gives rise to MKQVQFTDQQNSVKQELISKDFELQKVCDQFEETVSKLDVLNQKILDEKNKIKEQVKSKSISSSQAKEMIAKVNQDFKIEKQNINQQLANKNQEMEKSFAELNSAKQEKTARETIAKVKEQLNILKSQIRVEKKEVKTANQSNKELIKKEYAKIDSQYAKQLKELCDEYKAVKKGVSKTSLIMIYIISAVVVLIAALSINYLVYYPQANGGAKYDFGAKESLIALGLSGVLLLLVISTSYLLLKDSSKMLPLERKNNTFQKGVIIGFITDFFDTIGIGSFAPTIVFLKALKANDDDKKIPGILNISHTVPVIFEAIIFIAAVRVDPFTLITLIAMAVIGSYFGAMLANKIDKKKIKLVMGVLLFFTAIMMLLSHPMIQVFKGAGNETGLPFDEWKIYFASFIFLILGGLMSLGIGLYAPAMAVVALLGMDVTVAFPIMMGSTAFLMPIGSIRFIQDKNYAPKVTVAIAIGGMFGVICAFLAVFVGFAGNTEFVKYLLFLVIVVIFYASFSMLYDFYKIIKKDKLQRE